The region CGCCGATCTCAACCCGCGCGACGTCGCCCAGCGTTACGCTCGACCCGTCGGGATTGGTGCGCAGCACGACGGCGCGGAACTGGTCGGCCGTCTGGAGCCGCGATTGCGCGGTCACTACCGCGTTAATCGCCTGGCCCTTGACCGTCGGCAGCCCGCCGATCTGCCCCGCTGACACCTGCGCGTTCTGCGCGGTGATGGCGTTGCGGATGTCGCTCGTGGTGACCTTCAGCCCCTGCATCTTGTACGGGTCGATCCACACGCGCATCGCATATTGCGAGCCGAACAATTGCGTATCGCCGACCCCGGTGATGCGGCTCAGCGGGTCTTGGATCTTGGCGGCGACCAGATCGGCGACATCGTCCTGATCGTGGCTTCCATCCTGCGAATAGACCGCGATCACCAGCGCGAAGTTCTTGACCGATTTCGCGACGCGCACGCCCTGAAGCTGCACCGGTTGAGGCAGCAGCGCGGTCGCCGCCTGAATCTTGTTCTGGACCTGGACCTGCGCGGTATCGGGATCGGTGCCTTGCCCGAACGTTAGGGTGATCGTCGCCGTTCCAGACGCATCACTGGTCGAGGAGAAGTAGTTGAGATGATCGAGCCCCTTGAGCTGCTGCTCGATCACCTGCGTGGTGGTATTTTCCAGCGTTTGTGCGTCGGCTCCGGGATACGTCGCCGTCACCGAAATCGCCGGCGGCGCGATATTGGGGAATTGCGCGATCGCCATCGACCGGATCGCCAGCGCGCCCGCCAGCATCAGCGCGATCGCGACGACCCAGGCGAAGATCGGCCGGTCGATGAAATAACGGGATAACATTACGGGCGCCCCTGACCAGGCTGCGGTCCGGTCGGTTTAGGCGGAACCGAGCCCGCCGGGCGCGGCGTCACCTTCATACCGGGCATCACCCCGACCAGCCCGTCGACGATCAGTCTGTCGCCGGGCTTGAGGCCACCGGTAATGACGAACTTGTCGCCGACGGTCTGCCCCGTCGTGACGATGCGCGGCTGGATCTTGTTGTCGGGGCCGAGCACCAGCGCGGTCGCCTGGCCGCGCTCGTTGCGCGAGATGCCGGGCTGTGGCGCAAGGATACCTTGGGCTCGAACGCCCTCGACGATCCGCGCGCGGACGAACAGGCCAGGCATCAGCAATCCCTGCGGGTTGGAAAAGGTCGCGCGCAGCGTCACCGATCCGGTGTTCTGATCGACCGATACTTCGGCAAATTGCAGCGTACCTTCGATCGGATAGGTCTGCCCGTTCGGCAGGATTAATTGCACGCGTGCGCTGCCGTTGGTGACGCCCCCGCCGCTCATCGCCGCCTTTAGGTCGAGCAATTGCGCCGCGGATTGCGACACGTCGACGTACACCGTGTCGAGCCGCTGGATGGTGGCCAGCACATCGGCCTGGCCGTTCGACACCAGCGCGCCCGGAGTAACTGCGGAGCGCCCGATCCGCCCGCTGATCGGCGCGCGTATGCGCGTGAAGCCGAGATTGACCTGCGCCGACCGCAGCGATCCTTGCGCCGCGACGACCTGTGCCCGCGCCTGACCGGCGGCGGCATCGGCATTATCGGAGTCCTGCTTGCTGATCGCATTGGCCTGGACGAGCTGTCGATAGCGGTCGGCCTGCAGCCCGGTGGAACGGATCGTCGCCTGCGCATTGGCGAGCTGGCCCTGCGCGTTGAGCACCGATGCGCGATAGGCCGCATCCTCGATCACATACAGCACCTGGCCGGCGCGAACGATTGACCCCTCCTGAAACAGGCGTTGGCGGATGACGCCCGATACCTGTGGGCGCACGTCCGACGTCTCTGCAGCAGCAATGCGGCCAGGCAACTCGGTCGTTAGCGTGACGGGCTCGGTTTTCATTACCACGAACCCGACCGAAGGTGGCGGCGGCGCCGGCGGCGGTGTCTTGCCGCACCCGGCGAGCGCGAGAGTGGAGGCCATGGCGAATGTGCGCAACGTGTGTCGTGGCATGGTCGGCTCCGGTAGGGCGGGCGTCCGTCAAACAGGACAGAAATATATCGAATGATATAAATATGCCAAGCGATATAATTGTGTCAATCGGTATATTTTAGATTATGCAGGCAGCGGACGGGAGACGATCGTGAAGAAGCCGAGAACGACGAGCGGGCGGTATCCGCGCGGGGAGGAAACGAAGCAGCGTATCATTGCGACGGCGATCGATATTTTCGGTCGTCAGGGCTTCGTCGGCACATCGACACGCGACATTGCCGCCGCCGCGGGCGTCAATACTCCGGCCATCCAATATTATTTCGATAGCAAGCTGGGGTTATACAAGGGTTGTATGGACCAGCTTTCCGCACGGGTCTGGCAGGCGCTAGAACCAGCGGTGACACGATGCGGGGCGGTCGTTGCGGGCAACCCACCACTCGAAGACATCATCACGTGTATCGGCGACGTACAGAACAGCCTGCTCGATACTTTTTTCGTCGGCGACGACGGCAATGCAATCCGACGCTTGCTGGCATGGGAGGATGCAGAAAACGAAGCGAGCATTTCCGATCAGATGATGCGCGACCGGATAGCGATGCCGTTGATCGAGACGTTCCGCATAGCAATCGATCGGGTCACGAAAGGCGAATTAAAGCCAGTCGATGTCGATATGCACGCGATGGCGCTAATGGGCGTATCGATGTTCTTTCACTTCAATCAGAGCCGCGTGATGGACATGCTGAACTGGACTGCGAATGACGATTTCCTGGATAGGCTCAAGGTTGTCGCGCAGGCACAGTTACGATATGCGCTGGTCGGGCTATCTGCCGAAGCGCGTTGAGCGCGATGACTTGTGGCGAACGGCTTTGTGCGTGGTTGATTGAAACGATGTCTCGATCCGCCGGTACGAACGGCTGCTTTCGGGAAAGCTGCGGTCACTATTCAATGGCCAGTGTTGGGGTGCGTAGCTGCCGTCGTTCCAGATGAACGAACGGTTGATGCCGCGACCACGCCTCCCAAAAGCGGACGTGCCACTCCCCACCACATTCGACGCGGTGCTTGGCACCGCGTCGAGGGTCTGAGAGTTGGCACCGGGGCGCCGCCGGGATGATCGCATCCATCATCATCATCAAAACCACCGACACTTTACGGCCGAACGTCGCAACGAAAATGCTCTATTTGCTTCTCCCAGTTAGCCGGCAGATCAGCGGTAAACGCCAGCCGTTTGGCGTCGATCGTCGCGACTTGGCGACCAGCGACGACGTCATCGACGATGGCCGGCGCGAGGAACGCGAGCCGGACGACACGAGTGATGTAGGATTTCACCACCCCCTCGGCCTCGGCCAGCTCGCGGACGGTGACCTCGCCGCGCTGGAGCTGCGCCCACCATCTGTGCGCCTTGACCAGCAGCTTGATCATCGAAGCATCTGGCGGAGCGGCGGCCATGCTGCGACCATCGTTTTGCACGAGCCTGAGGCGATGGCCGGTCCGCGTCATCCGGACGGGGCAGGTAAGGGTGATGATCGTGTCGGCGTTGGAGGGCGGTGACACCGAGAGATGCTGCGCGACCGCTGCCGTGAGGAGTTCGATCCTGACCTCTGTCGGATGCACTATGATGCTGGCGATGGTCGCGCGCAGGATGTTGGGATCGCGCTGGCGGATCGTTGCGGCAGTGGCACACGCTGTGCTGAAGATGCGGTTCATGTCTAGTAGCGCGAGCGGGATGCCAGCGCGCGCCATTAGCGCCATCGGATCGTCGAAGGCCGCCGCCAGCGCTTCGATGGTGGCGGTCTCGATCTCGCGCGCCGGGATGCGCGTGCCCTTTCCGTTGCCGGTACCGTGATGCGCTGACTGACTGACATAATAGCGATAGCGTACCTTGCCGTTGTCACCACCGTTCGGCACCGCCTTGCAGGCATGCGCCGCGATCAGCTTCTCGCCGGTATCGTCGACGATCAGTCCGGCGAGCAGGCTGCCGCTTGCGGTGTTCGACCTGCGCCGCAGACCCGGCACATGCCCGGCTAGGAGCGTCTGGGTAGCGTCCCAGATCTGGCGATCGACGATGGGCTGGTGCAGTCCCTTGTGGCGCTGGTCACGATGCGGGATCTCGCCGATATAGATCGGGCTCTTGAGGATGGCGTAAATCTGCCCCCGGCTGAACGGGACCCCGCCGAAGGCCCGGCCATTGGCCATCTGGCGCACCGGTGTGAGGATCCGCTCGGCACTCAGCCGATCGACCAGCGAGCGGACATTGCCGATGTCGAGATAGCGCTGGAAGATATCACGCACGATTACCGCATGCTGCTCGACGATCTCGAGCGTGCGGCCGTCGGGCTTATAGCCAAGCGGCGGGAGACCACCCATCCACATGCCCTTGGCCTTGGACGCGGCGATCTTGTCGCGGATCCGCTCGGCGGTCACCTCACGCTCGAACTGCGCGAACGACAGCAGCATGTTGAGCGTAAGGCGTCCCATGCTGGTGGTGGTGTTGAACGACTGGGTGATCGACACGAACGACACGCCGGCCCTGTCGAAGATCTCGACCAGCTTCGAGAAATCGAGCAGCGAGCGGGTCAGCCGGTCAACCTTGTAGACGACGATGATATCGACCTTGCCTGCGGCGATGTCGCCGAGCAGGCGCTGGAGGGCAGGGCGCTCCAGCGTTCCACCCGACAGGCCGCCATCGTCATAGATATCGGGGAGCGCATTCCAGCCTTCGCTGGCCTGTGAAAGCACATAGGCGGCACACGCCTCGCGTTGCGCATCGAGCGAGTTGAACGCCTGCTCCAGCCCCTCGTCGCTCGACTTGCGCGTGTAGATCGCACAGCGAACCCGGTTCATGCCGCAGCCTTTTTGCTCTTCAGTCCGAAGAAAACCGGCCCCGACCAGCGCGTGCCGGTGATTGCGCGGGCGACCTCGGACAGCGAGTTCCACACCGCCCCGTTCCAGCGGATCATGCCGTCCTCGCCGACCTCGACGATGTGGGCGGTGCCGTTCCACTCGCGGATCAGCCGCGTGCCAGGCCGCACCGTTTGGGTCACGGTCTTGGCGGCCCCGAGCTGTGCAAGCCGTTGCTGGCTGATCCGTGACAGACCGCCCAGTGCCCGCGCCTGCAGCTCATAGCCAAGCGCCATCCGCAACAGGCTGGGGCTGATCAGTGGCACCGGCGCGTCCTTCAGCGCGCGCCATTCATCGCGCAGCCGCGCCGACGACATCGTCGTCAGCGCGGCCAGCTGGTCTTCGACGCTCGTGGTCACGCTGTCACGCCTGCGATACGGTAGCAGGTCTGGTCACCCCGCTTGGACTTCTCGAGCACATGGCCTTTCTTGCGAAGGCCCGTCAGCGCCGCCCGCGTCGTGTGCGGCAGCCAGCCGGTCGCCGCGATCAGGTCGGCCAGAGTCGCTCCCTCCTCGCGACCGAGCAGCGCCAAGACGGCGCTGGCCTTGGTCACGCGGGGCGCGTCTGGCGCGGCGGGTGAGTGGGCAGGGGCCTCGCCAGCCTCACCGCCGCCATCTCCGGTGGCGATACCGATCGCGGCGTTACCGGCGTCGGTGATGTACAGGCCGTAGGCGACATCGCCATCGACACGGTGCGTGGCGAGCTTGTCGCTAGTCTCGCGTTCTTCCGCCAACCCCCGCTTCACCAGCCCGGCGATCGCTTTGGTCAGGCGGGCACCGGCACCGCTTACAGTCTCCGGGGCCGGCAGCAGGCTGCCGGCGCTGCGCTGCGCGGCGGTGGACAAGAGAATGCTCTCGAGATCGGTCAGTTTGGTCATGGTGGTGGTCCTTGGTTAAGGCGAGCGGCACGCTTGCCGCTCCCACCATCCACAGCCCCGTCGATCTCGCATCGGCGGGGCGGGCGGCCTCATTCCCGGCCGCGATTCAGTAGGCACACGTTTGCTCTGGTTGCAGCAGAAGTCGAATGGTTTGTGGAGAGCGCGCACCAGGAGTTCGATCTCACGGTTTGATGGTGCGATCTTTCCGTTGGATTGGAAGGAGGCCTTGTGGGACAGGTTCGTCACGAGTGCGACACGACCACGCACGCCGTTAGAGCAGCAATACAGCGATCGCACGCGTCGCTCACGGCGCCGAGCCGGGAGCTGGGGATCAACTCCAAAACGGTGGCGAAGTGGCGCAAGAGGGCGACGGTCTTGGATCTGAAGACTGGGCCGAAGGCCCCTCATTCATCGACCAAGACAGAAGCCGAGAAGGCGATGGTCGTCGCGTTCCGGCGGCACATGCTGCTGCCGCTCGATGACTGCCTCTACGCCCTGCAGCGGTCGATCCCACAACCGAAACACCGCGTGGTCGCGCCAGATGCGCTTCGATATTATCTGCGATACACACGACATCGAACACCGGCTCACCAAGGCGAACCATCCTTGAACGAACGGTTAGAGCCTGCCCTGGTGAAGGCCGGGGTCGAGCGGATGAACTGCACGATCAATTAAGCCACCGTCAAACGCTTCCATTACGAAGGTCACGACAAGCTGCGGACGCGCCTCGCCGACTTTATGGCCGCCCATAACATTGTCCAACGGCTTAAGACGCTCAGCGGCCTCACACCCGACGAATACATCGCCAAGATCTGGACCTCAAAGCCAGACCGAATCTTCGTCGATCCGATCCACCAGATGCCGGGATTAAATGCCTATATATGCAGGCCCAGTGTGATACCGAAAGTCCGCGGGGCGCCCCGTTCCTGCACATCGCCCAGTCCGGTTACACCGAGGCGGGCAATGTAATATTCGGCATTGTTGAGGTTCTTGCCCCAGATACGCGCATCGAACTTCTTGTCCGCCGACGTCCACAACAGCGACGCGTTGACCATCGTGTAAGCCGGTTGCACCAGACGGTTGTCCGATTGCCAGAAAAACCCGTCATTGTAGACGACCGTTATGGATGGCTGCAGCCGTCCGCCGTCATGAAGGTCCACATTGTAGGCAGCGGTCACAGTGCCCGAGAAGGGCGGGGTGACAATCGTCTTATTGCCGCGCTGGTCTTGCGGCGGCAGGCGCACCCCGTTTTGGGTCAGCGCGATGCCGTTGGGATAGCTGGCATATTTGCCGTCCTGTATTGAAAACCCGCCGGACAGGCGAAACGAGCGGGTCAGTGCCGCCTCGAAATCCGCTTCGATGCCCTTGATGTGCGCGGCGGCGGCGTTCGAGGTAATCGTGCCGCCGAGAAACGAACTGAGCACCTGAACGTTTTTGTCATCATAATAGAAACCGTCGATGTTGAAGCGAAGGCGCCGGTTGAACAATTCCGTCTTGAGGCCGATTTCGTAGGCGTCCAGCGTTTCGGGCTGGAAGCTGTTGCCCGGTAGGCGGAGATTAAAACCGCCGCTCTTGAAGCCTCGATTGTAGGACGCGTAGGCCGAAATATCGTCGGTGAAATGGTGGTTCAGCGCCGCGCGGTAGGTCAGCTTGCTGAAGCTTTGCTTAAGCTGTTGCGAAACGGCGTAAGTCTGCGTGAAAGTCTGATCCTCCGTGGTATAGCGCAGGCCGAGCGTCAACTCGGTTTTGGGCAGCAACTCAGCGGTTACCTGGCCGAAACCGGCATAGGAGATGGCGTGCTGCTGGTCTTCGCTCGAACGATTGCCGTTGATTATGACTGACTGATACTGGCCAACGGAGTTGAAATAATAGGCGCCGACGATCCACTTGATCTTGCCGGTGTTCGGGCCAGAAAGCTGAATTTCCTCCGAGAAATTGTGAGCGGTGGGGTTGAGCTGCACGTTGGCCACGCGCCGCGACGTCACGTCATTGTCCAGATCGTACTGAACGGTCGTCTTGCGATACGATACGAGGTTCATCAGCTTGATCGCGCCAAGTTCCTGATCGATGCGGAACGACACGCCGCCCGTATTCACACGGTTGCGGTTGTAATAATCGTTAAGGCTGTTGTATTTGCCCGGATAGGTGCTGCCGTCGATCGGTGAGATTGCGCCCTGCGGCTTCTGATAGGCATTGGTCGATACAGAATGCGCATAGTCGCCGGCGAGGGTGAAGCTGGTTTCCGCAGTCGGCTCGAACAGGATTTTGCTGCGCAGGCTATAATTGCCGCGCGCCTGATGATATTGGTCGACACCCAGCGTCAAGTTGCGGCCGAAGCCCTTGCCCTGATTTTCATAAAGCGCGCCAAAATCGGCGGTCAGGTTCTTGGCCAGCCCACCGGTCACATAAGCGGAGGCGGTGACGGTGTCGTAATTGCCGTACCCGACGCTGAGATCGGCATGCGGATCCGCCGAGGGGCGCCGGGTGGTGATCTGAATCACGCCGCCGGTGGCGTTGCGACCGAACAATGTGCCTTGCGGCCCGCGCAACACCTCGACCTGCTGGATGTTGTTGAAGCTGAAGATATTGGTCTGCGGTGCGGAGATGTAGACGCCGTCGATATACATGGCGACGGCCTGTTCGGCGCTCGGATCGAACAGGGCCGATCCGACGCCGCGCAGATAGGGATTGCCGACGTTCGCCGGGCTGGTGATGACCAGACCGGGCACCGATGCGGTGAGGCTTTGGGTGCCG is a window of Sphingomonas sp. Leaf357 DNA encoding:
- a CDS encoding DUF3489 domain-containing protein yields the protein MTKLTDLESILLSTAAQRSAGSLLPAPETVSGAGARLTKAIAGLVKRGLAEERETSDKLATHRVDGDVAYGLYITDAGNAAIGIATGDGGGEAGEAPAHSPAAPDAPRVTKASAVLALLGREEGATLADLIAATGWLPHTTRAALTGLRKKGHVLEKSKRGDQTCYRIAGVTA
- a CDS encoding recombinase family protein; its protein translation is MNRVRCAIYTRKSSDEGLEQAFNSLDAQREACAAYVLSQASEGWNALPDIYDDGGLSGGTLERPALQRLLGDIAAGKVDIIVVYKVDRLTRSLLDFSKLVEIFDRAGVSFVSITQSFNTTTSMGRLTLNMLLSFAQFEREVTAERIRDKIAASKAKGMWMGGLPPLGYKPDGRTLEIVEQHAVIVRDIFQRYLDIGNVRSLVDRLSAERILTPVRQMANGRAFGGVPFSRGQIYAILKSPIYIGEIPHRDQRHKGLHQPIVDRQIWDATQTLLAGHVPGLRRRSNTASGSLLAGLIVDDTGEKLIAAHACKAVPNGGDNGKVRYRYYVSQSAHHGTGNGKGTRIPAREIETATIEALAAAFDDPMALMARAGIPLALLDMNRIFSTACATAATIRQRDPNILRATIASIIVHPTEVRIELLTAAVAQHLSVSPPSNADTIITLTCPVRMTRTGHRLRLVQNDGRSMAAAPPDASMIKLLVKAHRWWAQLQRGEVTVRELAEAEGVVKSYITRVVRLAFLAPAIVDDVVAGRQVATIDAKRLAFTADLPANWEKQIEHFRCDVRP
- a CDS encoding efflux RND transporter periplasmic adaptor subunit; the protein is MPRHTLRTFAMASTLALAGCGKTPPPAPPPPSVGFVVMKTEPVTLTTELPGRIAAAETSDVRPQVSGVIRQRLFQEGSIVRAGQVLYVIEDAAYRASVLNAQGQLANAQATIRSTGLQADRYRQLVQANAISKQDSDNADAAAGQARAQVVAAQGSLRSAQVNLGFTRIRAPISGRIGRSAVTPGALVSNGQADVLATIQRLDTVYVDVSQSAAQLLDLKAAMSGGGVTNGSARVQLILPNGQTYPIEGTLQFAEVSVDQNTGSVTLRATFSNPQGLLMPGLFVRARIVEGVRAQGILAPQPGISRNERGQATALVLGPDNKIQPRIVTTGQTVGDKFVITGGLKPGDRLIVDGLVGVMPGMKVTPRPAGSVPPKPTGPQPGQGRP
- a CDS encoding TetR/AcrR family transcriptional regulator translates to MKKPRTTSGRYPRGEETKQRIIATAIDIFGRQGFVGTSTRDIAAAAGVNTPAIQYYFDSKLGLYKGCMDQLSARVWQALEPAVTRCGAVVAGNPPLEDIITCIGDVQNSLLDTFFVGDDGNAIRRLLAWEDAENEASISDQMMRDRIAMPLIETFRIAIDRVTKGELKPVDVDMHAMALMGVSMFFHFNQSRVMDMLNWTANDDFLDRLKVVAQAQLRYALVGLSAEAR
- a CDS encoding TonB-dependent receptor; its protein translation is MTAHTVHSAARKIGSGISARRNIFALLAATALTAPVIANAAPLQPASDAAAPAPQAAPQAAPEPANEGLQEIIVTAQRRSENIQKVPVSVVAITAEDAQVRGVTGTQSLTASVPGLVITSPANVGNPYLRGVGSALFDPSAEQAVAMYIDGVYISAPQTNIFSFNNIQQVEVLRGPQGTLFGRNATGGVIQITTRRPSADPHADLSVGYGNYDTVTASAYVTGGLAKNLTADFGALYENQGKGFGRNLTLGVDQYHQARGNYSLRSKILFEPTAETSFTLAGDYAHSVSTNAYQKPQGAISPIDGSTYPGKYNSLNDYYNRNRVNTGGVSFRIDQELGAIKLMNLVSYRKTTVQYDLDNDVTSRRVANVQLNPTAHNFSEEIQLSGPNTGKIKWIVGAYYFNSVGQYQSVIINGNRSSEDQQHAISYAGFGQVTAELLPKTELTLGLRYTTEDQTFTQTYAVSQQLKQSFSKLTYRAALNHHFTDDISAYASYNRGFKSGGFNLRLPGNSFQPETLDAYEIGLKTELFNRRLRFNIDGFYYDDKNVQVLSSFLGGTITSNAAAAHIKGIEADFEAALTRSFRLSGGFSIQDGKYASYPNGIALTQNGVRLPPQDQRGNKTIVTPPFSGTVTAAYNVDLHDGGRLQPSITVVYNDGFFWQSDNRLVQPAYTMVNASLLWTSADKKFDARIWGKNLNNAEYYIARLGVTGLGDVQERGAPRTFGITLGLHI
- a CDS encoding DUF2924 domain-containing protein → MTTSVEDQLAALTTMSSARLRDEWRALKDAPVPLISPSLLRMALGYELQARALGGLSRISQQRLAQLGAAKTVTQTVRPGTRLIREWNGTAHIVEVGEDGMIRWNGAVWNSLSEVARAITGTRWSGPVFFGLKSKKAAA